A section of the Pimelobacter simplex genome encodes:
- a CDS encoding GNAT family N-acetyltransferase — protein METTPVIRPQTPQDDDAVARLVAQAFGDEGTAVVDVWADVVARGLDRAQLVAVEDDDEGRVVGHVGLSHGWLDARQALVDVLVLSPLSVAPDRQAAGIGTALLAAAVAEAERLGAPVVVLEGDPGYYSRRGWVPGAEHGIEAPSARILGPAFQVVLLDGHEEWMTGRVVYREVWWEHDATGLRDPHLAQVEEVLTRRSRPAAPR, from the coding sequence ATGGAGACGACGCCGGTGATCCGCCCCCAGACCCCCCAGGACGACGACGCGGTCGCCCGCCTGGTCGCCCAGGCCTTCGGCGACGAGGGTACGGCGGTCGTCGACGTCTGGGCCGACGTGGTGGCGCGCGGGCTCGACCGCGCTCAGCTCGTGGCCGTCGAGGACGACGACGAGGGCCGCGTGGTCGGTCACGTGGGTCTCAGCCACGGGTGGCTGGATGCGCGGCAGGCGCTGGTCGACGTGCTGGTGCTGAGCCCGCTGAGCGTCGCGCCCGACCGCCAGGCCGCCGGGATCGGTACGGCGCTCCTGGCCGCCGCGGTCGCCGAGGCCGAGCGGCTGGGGGCGCCGGTGGTGGTGCTGGAGGGCGATCCGGGCTACTACTCGCGGCGCGGGTGGGTGCCGGGCGCGGAGCACGGGATCGAGGCGCCGTCGGCGCGGATCCTGGGGCCGGCGTTCCAGGTGGTGCTGCTGGACGGGCACGAGGAGTGGATGACCGGCCGCGTCGTCTACCGCGAGGTGTGGTGGGAGCACGACGCGACCGGCCTGCGCGACCCGCACCTGGCGCAGGTCGAAGAGGTGCTCACGCGTCGTAGTCGACCCGCAGCTCCTCGGTGA
- a CDS encoding fatty acid desaturase gives MQSLPTTTAPAAPRAQLPQSVSGLPDPGERVPAMAWPTVALYVGTLALFAVEMAGVLVWGLTPWLTVPMGAAVTFLMFSVLHESTHHAISTHTRANNALGHLSVLLVVPWATYPLVKFIHIEHHRNTNEPKSIDPDAWCEEGPAWQLPLRWATIDIWYVVFYLSRLRDRPRREVAATFTLFTAVIGGFVAIAAAGYGSELFWAFLLPQRIGMLILAWWFDYLPHHGLTVTQREDKYRATRVRVGGEGLLTPLFVYQNYHLVHHLHPSIPFYRYIRAWRRNEQAYLDRNAAISTWFGRSLTPSEYRTWRRLTDEITRRPTFHPLRVRAVEPVSSDAVAITFDVPDDLVASYRYVQGQHLTLRAVIDGEEVRRSYSLVAPVASDGPGTLRVAVKHVPGGQFSTYVNERLVAGDLLDVMTPAGAFHVRLDPAAVRHHVGVVAGSGVTPLMSTIATTLDAEPDSRFTLVYGNRTAASTMFADELAAWQDRYGERLVVHHVRSRETAPGVVPGRITPALVAELVPDAAGVAAWFLCGPQEMVDDVRDALGRVPGTGQVLTEVFHVVAGPALALPDITSQVTVALDGTETTFPLTSTGDSVLDAALQRGIDPPYSCAGGACGTCRAKVVLGQAVMDQNHVLDEDEVADGYVLTCQAHPVTEELRVDYDA, from the coding sequence ATGCAGAGCCTTCCGACCACGACCGCCCCGGCGGCGCCGCGTGCTCAGCTCCCCCAGTCCGTCTCGGGACTGCCGGACCCCGGTGAGCGGGTTCCGGCGATGGCCTGGCCCACCGTCGCCCTGTACGTCGGCACGCTGGCGCTGTTCGCCGTCGAGATGGCGGGCGTGCTGGTGTGGGGCCTCACGCCCTGGCTGACGGTGCCCATGGGCGCCGCGGTCACGTTCCTGATGTTCAGCGTGCTGCACGAGTCGACCCACCACGCGATCAGCACCCACACCCGCGCCAACAACGCGCTCGGGCACCTCTCGGTGCTGCTCGTGGTGCCGTGGGCGACGTACCCACTGGTGAAGTTCATCCACATCGAGCACCACCGCAACACCAACGAGCCCAAGTCGATCGACCCCGACGCCTGGTGCGAGGAGGGGCCGGCCTGGCAGCTGCCGCTGCGCTGGGCGACCATCGACATCTGGTATGTCGTGTTCTACCTGAGCCGGCTGCGGGACCGCCCGCGGCGCGAGGTGGCCGCGACCTTCACGCTCTTCACCGCGGTGATCGGCGGCTTCGTCGCGATCGCGGCCGCGGGCTACGGGAGCGAGCTGTTCTGGGCGTTCCTGCTGCCCCAGCGCATCGGGATGCTCATCCTGGCCTGGTGGTTCGACTACCTGCCGCACCACGGGCTCACCGTGACCCAGCGCGAGGACAAGTACCGCGCGACCAGAGTGCGGGTCGGCGGCGAGGGCCTGCTGACGCCGCTGTTCGTCTACCAGAACTACCACCTGGTGCACCACCTGCACCCGAGCATCCCGTTCTACCGCTACATCCGTGCGTGGCGGCGCAACGAGCAGGCCTACCTCGACCGCAACGCCGCCATCTCCACGTGGTTCGGCCGCTCGCTGACACCCAGCGAGTACCGCACCTGGCGCCGGCTCACCGACGAGATCACCCGCCGGCCCACCTTCCACCCGCTGCGGGTGCGCGCGGTCGAGCCGGTGAGCAGCGACGCCGTCGCGATCACCTTCGACGTGCCGGACGACCTCGTGGCGTCGTACCGGTACGTGCAGGGGCAGCACCTCACGCTGCGTGCGGTGATCGACGGCGAGGAGGTGCGGCGCAGCTACTCCCTCGTCGCGCCGGTGGCCTCGGACGGACCCGGCACCCTGCGGGTCGCGGTCAAGCACGTGCCGGGCGGGCAGTTCTCGACGTACGTCAACGAGCGGCTGGTCGCCGGGGACCTGCTCGACGTGATGACGCCGGCCGGCGCCTTCCACGTCCGCCTCGACCCGGCCGCCGTACGGCACCACGTGGGGGTGGTCGCCGGCTCGGGCGTCACCCCCCTGATGTCGACCATCGCGACCACCCTCGACGCCGAGCCGGACAGCCGGTTCACGCTCGTCTACGGCAACCGGACGGCCGCGTCGACCATGTTCGCCGACGAGCTCGCCGCCTGGCAGGACCGGTACGGCGAGCGCCTGGTCGTGCACCACGTGCGCTCCCGCGAGACGGCCCCCGGCGTCGTCCCCGGCCGGATCACGCCCGCCCTGGTCGCCGAGCTCGTGCCGGACGCGGCCGGCGTCGCCGCCTGGTTCCTGTGCGGCCCGCAGGAGATGGTCGACGACGTCCGCGACGCGCTCGGCCGGGTGCCCGGCACCGGGCAGGTGCTGACCGAGGTCTTCCACGTGGTGGCGGGCCCCGCGCTCGCGCTGCCCGACATCACCAGCCAGGTCACGGTCGCCCTCGACGGCACCGAGACGACCTTCCCGCTCACCTCGACGGGCGACTCGGTGCTCGACGCCGCCCTGCAGCGGGGGATCGATCCGCCGTACTCATGCGCGGGCGGGGCGTGCGGCACCTGCCGGGCCAAGGTCGTGCTCGGCCAGGCCGTGATGGACCAGAACCACGTGCTCGACGAGGACGAGGTCGCCGACGGTTACGTCCTCACCTGCCAGGCACACCCCGTCACCGAGGAGCTGCGGGTCGACTACGACGCGTGA
- a CDS encoding aldehyde dehydrogenase family protein: protein MTTIAVENPATGQVIGTVPDLSADDVAAAARRARAAQPAWAALGYDGRAAVLRRMQRWIVDHTDEVVATICAETGKAYEDALLAEVNYGAAAFGFWAKEAPRYLAETKIRSSQPLVAGKRLVQRYKPLGLVGVIGPWNYPLTNSFGDCIPALAAGNAVLLKPSEVTPMTSLLLAEGLAACGLPDGVFGVVTGRGETGAALVDEVDMVMFTGSTATGRRVAARAAERLIPASLELGGKDPMIVLADADLERAATHAAYYAMFNCGQTCISIERCYVEEPVYTAFVDLVTAKVEALRQGVPGGPGSVDVGSLTFPPQVDVVDRHVSEALAAGARALTGGVRPEREGHWYPPTVLVDVDHSMAIMREETFGPTLPIMAVRDADEAVRLANDSEYGLCASVFGRDLARAEDVARRLEAGAVTVNDAVVNYTALELPMGGAKPASGIGRRHGKDGITKYCRQQSLLVSRLHLRRDVHTYPYRGGRTRAIKSLLGLLNRGRPGRS from the coding sequence ATGACGACGATCGCGGTCGAGAACCCTGCCACCGGACAGGTCATCGGCACCGTCCCCGACCTGAGCGCGGACGACGTCGCGGCCGCGGCCCGCCGGGCCCGCGCCGCGCAGCCCGCCTGGGCCGCCCTCGGGTACGACGGCCGCGCGGCCGTCCTGCGCCGGATGCAGCGCTGGATCGTCGACCACACCGACGAGGTGGTCGCGACGATCTGCGCCGAGACCGGCAAGGCCTACGAGGACGCGCTGCTGGCCGAGGTCAACTACGGCGCCGCGGCGTTCGGCTTCTGGGCCAAGGAGGCGCCGCGCTACCTGGCCGAGACCAAGATCCGCTCCAGCCAGCCGCTCGTGGCGGGCAAGCGGCTGGTCCAGCGCTACAAGCCGCTGGGCCTGGTCGGCGTGATCGGGCCGTGGAACTACCCCCTGACCAACTCGTTCGGCGACTGCATCCCCGCGCTGGCCGCGGGCAACGCGGTGCTGCTCAAGCCGTCGGAGGTGACGCCGATGACCTCGCTGCTGCTCGCCGAGGGCCTGGCCGCGTGCGGCCTGCCGGACGGCGTCTTCGGCGTCGTCACCGGCCGTGGCGAGACCGGCGCGGCGCTGGTCGACGAGGTCGACATGGTCATGTTCACCGGCTCCACCGCGACCGGACGGCGGGTCGCGGCGCGGGCCGCCGAGCGGCTGATCCCGGCGTCCCTGGAGCTCGGCGGCAAGGACCCGATGATCGTGCTCGCCGACGCCGACCTCGAGCGGGCGGCCACGCACGCGGCGTACTACGCGATGTTCAACTGCGGCCAGACCTGCATCTCGATCGAGCGCTGCTACGTCGAGGAGCCCGTCTACACCGCGTTCGTCGACCTGGTGACCGCCAAGGTCGAGGCACTGCGCCAGGGCGTCCCGGGCGGACCGGGCAGCGTCGACGTCGGCTCGCTGACGTTCCCCCCGCAGGTCGACGTCGTCGACCGGCACGTGAGCGAGGCGCTCGCGGCGGGGGCACGGGCGCTGACGGGCGGCGTACGCCCGGAGCGCGAGGGCCACTGGTACCCGCCGACCGTGCTGGTCGACGTCGACCACTCGATGGCGATCATGCGCGAGGAGACGTTCGGCCCGACCCTGCCGATCATGGCGGTGCGCGACGCCGACGAGGCCGTGCGGCTGGCCAACGACTCGGAGTACGGGCTGTGCGCGTCGGTCTTCGGCCGCGACCTGGCCCGCGCCGAGGACGTCGCCCGCCGGCTGGAGGCGGGTGCGGTCACCGTCAACGACGCCGTGGTCAACTACACCGCGCTGGAGCTGCCGATGGGCGGCGCCAAGCCCGCGTCGGGCATCGGGCGCCGCCACGGCAAGGACGGCATCACGAAGTACTGCCGGCAGCAGTCGCTGCTGGTCTCGCGCCTGCACCTGCGCCGCGACGTGCACACCTATCCGTACCGGGGCGGGCGCACCCGCGCGATCAAGTCGCTGCTGGGTCTGCTGAACCGCGGGCGGCCGGGACGGTCATGA
- a CDS encoding PucR family transcriptional regulator: MLVSFDRDLRRWVGEFVGVESEGAAVDAWVAHVLGRIVDQVPEVREDAALQGVVRDACDAHWRSFLANLGQPEQTFHLVHEARHVPLVVAQHGYPLPVIFQIYTAGEQAVWEFITAAVKEATASGVAEADALVHFWTRSSMWFDRSVEQSVSLYQEEVERIRQGDAARRLEVVRAVLAGTAVDPHEISAGLGGHPVSAYQTAVLLHTDDDTRIADLPQAAQSLTAALGLRQPLVVHPGGRDLWAWITSSDAPDLTPLADCAGWLSERRILATIGAPAPGVDGFCSSHGEALATQRLVLAAERPAPITFFTDVELMTLIGDGEAMRRYVHRTLGRLAAPDDQAERLRATLRALLSTGSVDGAARHLLVHKNTVRYRVERAEELMGRRLGEYATAVDVALRCHAAFMTVPAARGSADPAAT; encoded by the coding sequence ATGCTGGTGTCCTTCGACCGCGACCTGCGCCGCTGGGTCGGCGAGTTCGTCGGCGTCGAGTCCGAGGGCGCGGCCGTCGACGCATGGGTGGCGCACGTGCTCGGCCGGATCGTCGACCAGGTGCCCGAGGTCCGCGAGGACGCCGCGCTCCAGGGCGTCGTGCGCGACGCCTGCGACGCGCACTGGCGCTCGTTCCTGGCCAACCTCGGCCAGCCCGAGCAGACCTTCCACCTGGTCCACGAGGCGCGCCACGTGCCGCTGGTCGTGGCCCAGCACGGCTACCCGCTGCCGGTGATCTTCCAGATCTACACGGCTGGTGAGCAGGCGGTATGGGAGTTCATCACCGCCGCCGTCAAGGAGGCGACCGCCTCCGGCGTGGCCGAGGCCGACGCCCTCGTGCACTTCTGGACCCGGTCGAGCATGTGGTTCGACCGCTCCGTCGAGCAGTCGGTCAGCCTCTACCAGGAGGAGGTCGAGCGGATCCGCCAGGGAGACGCCGCCCGCCGGCTCGAGGTCGTGCGCGCCGTCCTGGCCGGTACGGCGGTCGACCCGCACGAGATCTCCGCCGGGCTGGGCGGGCACCCGGTGTCGGCGTACCAGACGGCGGTGCTGCTGCACACCGACGACGACACCCGGATCGCCGACCTGCCGCAGGCCGCGCAGTCGCTGACCGCCGCGCTCGGACTGCGCCAGCCGCTCGTCGTCCACCCCGGCGGACGGGACCTGTGGGCCTGGATCACCTCGTCGGACGCTCCGGACCTCACGCCCCTCGCCGACTGCGCCGGCTGGCTGAGCGAGCGCCGGATCCTCGCCACCATCGGTGCTCCGGCGCCCGGTGTCGACGGCTTCTGCTCCTCGCACGGCGAGGCGCTGGCGACCCAGCGGCTCGTGCTCGCCGCCGAGCGGCCCGCGCCGATCACGTTCTTCACCGACGTCGAGCTGATGACGCTGATCGGCGACGGCGAGGCGATGCGGCGCTACGTGCACCGCACCCTGGGCCGGCTCGCCGCGCCCGACGACCAGGCCGAGAGGCTGCGCGCGACCCTGCGCGCGCTGCTCTCGACCGGCAGCGTCGACGGCGCGGCCCGGCACCTGCTCGTGCACAAGAACACCGTGCGCTACCGGGTCGAGCGCGCCGAGGAGCTCATGGGCCGGCGCCTGGGGGAGTACGCCACCGCCGTCGACGTCGCGCTGCGCTGCCACGCGGCGTTCATGACCGTCCCGGCCGCCCGCGGTTCAGCAGACCCAGCAGCGACTTGA
- a CDS encoding MCE family protein yields the protein MLLTPLIKRQLRIFAVLAAVALGLAFFQYARVPAMLGIGVYDVRVDFADASGLYPKAAVTYRGVEVGEVSKLEVTEHGAIATLRLENDAKVPAGASAELHSTSAIGEQYIDLVDPRGGAPKDGDVLAEGAEIPRERAVEMPQITPVLDSVNRLLESVPKEATKRVLDQVDDGLGGTGPQLNELVDASGKLLTEAQSQIDATTSLISALQPVLETQRDLGPATKDYARQLDQVTGVLAADNSAALRGLLKTGPGGLDAATATIGDLQPVLPMMLANLTTNAQVLNTYLPQVRQTLVVYPSLVARLQSAINPRAAEGDVKLDLRAALNNPPTCRSGYLDARERRNPRATEVRDVDTLAHCELPPEHPTAIRGARNLPCPQGTDRGPTPAACGIRFRNGIWPESGGTVAYDLAVGRGGEKTATAPADETEGDDLWKILVLAPLGLR from the coding sequence ATGCTGCTCACCCCTCTGATCAAGCGCCAGCTCCGCATCTTCGCGGTGCTCGCGGCGGTCGCGCTCGGGCTCGCGTTCTTCCAGTACGCACGGGTGCCGGCGATGCTCGGCATCGGCGTGTACGACGTCCGGGTGGACTTCGCCGACGCCAGCGGGCTCTATCCCAAGGCGGCCGTGACCTACCGCGGCGTCGAGGTCGGCGAGGTGTCCAAGCTCGAGGTCACCGAGCACGGCGCCATCGCCACGCTGCGGCTGGAGAACGACGCGAAGGTCCCGGCCGGGGCCTCGGCCGAGCTGCACAGCACGTCGGCCATCGGCGAGCAGTACATCGACCTCGTCGACCCGCGCGGTGGTGCGCCGAAGGACGGCGACGTCCTCGCCGAGGGTGCTGAGATCCCGCGCGAGCGGGCCGTCGAGATGCCCCAGATCACGCCGGTCCTCGACTCGGTCAACCGGCTGCTGGAGTCGGTCCCCAAGGAGGCGACGAAGCGGGTGCTCGACCAGGTCGACGACGGCCTCGGCGGCACCGGGCCGCAGCTCAACGAGCTCGTCGACGCCTCCGGCAAGCTGCTCACCGAGGCGCAGTCCCAGATCGACGCGACCACGTCGCTGATCTCCGCGCTGCAGCCGGTGCTGGAGACCCAGCGCGACCTCGGCCCGGCGACCAAGGACTACGCCCGGCAGCTCGACCAGGTGACCGGCGTCCTCGCCGCCGACAACAGCGCCGCCCTGCGGGGGCTGCTCAAGACAGGTCCGGGCGGCCTCGACGCGGCGACCGCGACGATCGGCGACCTCCAGCCCGTGCTGCCGATGATGCTCGCCAACCTGACGACCAATGCGCAGGTGCTCAACACCTACCTGCCGCAGGTGCGCCAGACGCTCGTCGTCTACCCGTCGCTGGTCGCCCGCCTGCAGTCGGCGATCAACCCGCGTGCCGCGGAGGGTGACGTCAAGCTCGACCTGCGGGCCGCGCTCAACAACCCGCCGACCTGCCGCAGCGGCTACCTCGACGCGCGCGAGCGCCGCAACCCGCGCGCGACCGAGGTCCGCGACGTCGACACGCTCGCCCACTGCGAGCTGCCGCCGGAGCACCCGACCGCCATCCGCGGTGCCCGCAACCTGCCGTGCCCGCAGGGCACCGACCGCGGCCCGACGCCGGCCGCGTGCGGGATCCGGTTCCGCAACGGCATCTGGCCCGAGTCCGGTGGCACGGTCGCCTACGACCTCGCGGTCGGCCGCGGGGGCGAGAAGACGGCGACGGCTCCGGCCGACGAGACCGAGGGAGACGACCTGTGGAAGATCCTGGTGCTGGCACCCCTGGGGCTCCGATGA
- a CDS encoding MCE family protein → MTRTRTWTRRLVPALLAAALLTTGCDIQPNDNTLPGQVAVGDDGYTVEVHFDQIENLVPNSTVQKDNVVIGTVGEITTDGWEAVVTLHLLDDVALPADAVFSIGQKTLLGAQYVEVAAPQESAGGRLADGAVVPVAQTGTYPATEQVLGAVALLLNNGGLSQISTITGELSTALRNRVPDTRGLIRRANDLLAVLDANRTEIVTALDSLNSLSAGLRKDQDRIATAIDRITPGLQVLERERNRLVKAVTTTGRAGDRAVRVIRASEEALLANLDALGPILAQLGKASESLPEALKIGLTIPFPVMTARNALKGDYANLFATLDLRGQSLLGSWLGLIGTPPALQAGDPVEGPLAPPPGGTPTAPATPAPTDGPTQAPAPTPTPTPTEEPKSCGLLGKILGAC, encoded by the coding sequence ATGACCCGGACCCGCACCTGGACGCGCCGGCTGGTGCCCGCGCTGCTCGCCGCCGCGCTGCTGACCACCGGCTGCGACATCCAGCCGAACGACAACACGCTGCCCGGCCAGGTCGCCGTCGGGGACGACGGCTACACGGTCGAGGTCCACTTCGACCAGATCGAGAACCTGGTCCCGAACTCGACGGTCCAGAAGGACAACGTCGTGATCGGCACCGTCGGCGAGATCACCACCGACGGCTGGGAGGCCGTGGTCACCCTGCACCTCCTGGACGACGTCGCCCTGCCGGCCGACGCGGTGTTCTCGATCGGGCAGAAGACCCTCCTCGGCGCCCAGTACGTCGAGGTGGCCGCGCCGCAGGAGTCCGCGGGCGGCCGGCTGGCCGACGGGGCCGTCGTACCGGTGGCGCAGACGGGGACCTATCCCGCGACGGAGCAGGTCCTCGGCGCGGTCGCGCTGCTGCTCAACAACGGCGGTCTCTCGCAGATCAGCACGATCACCGGCGAGCTCTCGACCGCGCTGCGCAACCGGGTCCCCGACACGCGCGGCCTGATCCGGCGGGCGAACGACCTGCTCGCCGTCCTCGACGCCAACCGCACCGAGATCGTCACCGCGCTCGACTCGCTCAACAGCCTCAGCGCCGGCCTGCGCAAGGACCAGGACCGGATCGCCACCGCGATCGACCGGATCACCCCCGGCCTGCAGGTGCTGGAGCGCGAGCGCAACCGACTGGTCAAGGCGGTCACCACGACCGGCCGGGCCGGCGACCGTGCGGTGCGGGTCATCCGGGCGAGCGAGGAGGCGCTGCTCGCCAACCTCGACGCGCTCGGCCCGATCCTCGCCCAGCTCGGCAAGGCCAGCGAGTCGCTGCCCGAGGCGCTCAAGATCGGCCTGACGATCCCGTTCCCGGTGATGACCGCGCGCAATGCGCTCAAGGGCGACTACGCGAACCTCTTCGCCACGCTCGACCTGCGCGGCCAGAGCCTGCTCGGCAGCTGGCTCGGACTCATCGGCACCCCGCCGGCGCTCCAGGCCGGTGACCCCGTCGAGGGTCCGCTGGCTCCGCCCCCGGGCGGTACGCCGACCGCCCCCGCGACGCCCGCGCCCACCGACGGCCCGACGCAGGCGCCCGCGCCCACCCCCACGCCCACCCCGACCGAGGAGCCGAAGAGCTGCGGTCTGCTGGGCAAGATCCTGGGAGCCTGCTGA
- a CDS encoding MCE family protein, with translation MTVKKILLALVVAALVAGVLLWQRDSGSTTVRAYFASAEGLNVGDDVKVLGVKVGTIDKIENEPKGVLVTLKVDSGQPIPADAHAAIVSPSLVSGRFVQLEPVYDGGDRMADGATIALEKTAVPVTFDDVKQQLTDLATTLGPDAGKKAGPLAVAITALEKSLKDGNSTQLRTSIAELRGAATALSDGRSDLFATIKNLDTFTRNLALNDAAVRGFTTELDDVSAVLATNRTHLSGALEDLAKVLAATDTYLEKHRKRLRSTTKDVNLLAAALADRSNEMAGVLHVAPHALIDLSNTIQGQAITGRATLSALDNVPQLLCGAVLGVGGTAEQCAKVLQPLADLLGLDLTGGRR, from the coding sequence GTGACCGTGAAGAAGATCCTCCTCGCGCTCGTGGTCGCCGCCCTCGTGGCCGGGGTGCTCCTGTGGCAGCGCGACAGCGGCAGCACGACGGTCCGCGCGTACTTCGCCAGCGCCGAGGGCCTCAACGTCGGCGACGACGTCAAGGTGCTCGGCGTCAAGGTCGGCACGATCGACAAGATCGAGAACGAGCCGAAGGGCGTCCTGGTGACCCTGAAGGTCGACTCGGGGCAGCCGATCCCGGCAGACGCGCACGCCGCGATCGTCTCGCCGAGCCTGGTCAGCGGCCGGTTCGTCCAGCTCGAGCCCGTGTACGACGGCGGCGACCGGATGGCCGACGGCGCCACCATCGCGCTGGAGAAGACCGCGGTCCCGGTCACCTTCGACGACGTCAAGCAGCAGCTCACGGACCTCGCCACCACGCTCGGCCCCGACGCCGGCAAGAAGGCGGGCCCGCTCGCGGTCGCGATCACCGCGCTCGAGAAGAGCCTGAAGGACGGCAACTCCACCCAGCTGCGCACCTCGATCGCCGAGCTGCGCGGCGCCGCGACGGCACTCTCGGACGGTCGCTCGGACCTGTTCGCGACGATCAAGAACCTCGACACCTTCACCCGCAACCTCGCGCTCAACGACGCCGCGGTGCGGGGCTTCACGACCGAGCTGGACGACGTGAGCGCGGTCCTCGCGACGAACCGGACCCACCTCAGCGGTGCGCTGGAGGACCTGGCCAAGGTGCTCGCGGCGACCGACACCTACCTCGAGAAGCACCGCAAGCGGCTGCGCAGCACCACCAAGGACGTCAACCTGCTCGCCGCCGCCCTGGCCGACCGGTCCAACGAGATGGCCGGCGTCCTGCACGTCGCGCCGCACGCGCTCATCGACCTGAGCAACACCATCCAGGGCCAGGCGATCACCGGACGCGCCACGCTCTCGGCGCTCGACAACGTGCCGCAGCTGCTGTGCGGCGCGGTCCTCGGGGTCGGCGGTACGGCGGAGCAGTGCGCCAAGGTGCTGCAGCCGCTCGCCGACCTGCTGGGCCTCGACCTGACGGGAGGCCGGCGATGA
- a CDS encoding MCE family protein, translating to MTRVISPDRLAVRGLVGTVVLVLAVLAALNINRLPLIGNSDVLHVQFAEAGGLKGGDAVMISGAQVGKVRAVQLDGQHVVADIVLTDGDIVLGEETEARIITITLLGRAAVELEPRGGGELRAGDAIPLERTSSPYNLTSTLNELTETTADIDKAQLAAALDQASTTLNASSPDLGPALDGITALSRAVSSNDDELRSLVAHADNVTGVLASRDQQIASLLGSGRSLLSELDARQEVVVSLLKSAQALSTELRALLKDTDDVLGPALDELDGVVDVLNRNKKDLQDSIYGLRGYATAFGEAISSGPWFDAYIQNLTAPGTLAPILSGVIP from the coding sequence ATGACGCGGGTCATCAGCCCCGACCGGCTCGCCGTGCGCGGCCTCGTCGGGACGGTCGTCCTGGTGCTGGCGGTGCTCGCCGCGCTCAACATCAACCGGCTGCCGCTCATCGGCAACAGCGACGTCCTGCACGTGCAGTTCGCCGAGGCCGGTGGGCTCAAGGGCGGGGATGCCGTGATGATCTCCGGCGCCCAGGTCGGCAAGGTCCGTGCGGTGCAGCTCGACGGGCAGCACGTCGTCGCCGACATCGTGCTCACCGACGGGGACATCGTGCTCGGCGAGGAGACCGAGGCGCGGATCATCACGATCACGCTGCTCGGCCGGGCCGCCGTCGAGCTGGAGCCGCGTGGGGGCGGGGAGCTGCGCGCCGGCGACGCGATCCCGCTGGAGCGGACCTCGTCGCCGTACAACCTGACGAGCACGCTCAACGAGCTGACCGAGACCACCGCGGACATCGACAAGGCACAGCTCGCCGCCGCGCTCGACCAGGCCTCGACGACGCTCAACGCGTCGAGCCCCGACCTCGGTCCCGCGCTCGACGGCATCACCGCGCTGTCCCGGGCGGTCTCGTCCAACGACGACGAGCTGCGCTCGCTCGTCGCGCACGCCGACAACGTGACCGGTGTGCTGGCCAGCCGGGACCAGCAGATCGCCTCCCTGCTCGGCTCGGGCCGCTCCCTCCTGAGCGAGCTCGACGCCCGGCAGGAGGTCGTGGTCAGCCTGCTCAAGAGCGCGCAGGCGCTGTCGACCGAGCTCCGCGCGCTGCTCAAGGACACCGACGACGTGCTCGGCCCGGCGCTCGACGAGCTCGACGGGGTCGTCGATGTGCTGAACCGCAACAAGAAGGACCTGCAGGACAGCATCTACGGCCTGCGCGGCTATGCGACCGCCTTCGGTGAGGCGATCTCGAGCGGCCCGTGGTTCGACGCGTACATCCAGAACCTCACCGCCCCCGGCACCCTCGCCCCGATCCTGTCCGGAGTGATCCCGTGA